One window of the Oscillospiraceae bacterium genome contains the following:
- the spoIVA gene encoding stage IV sporulation protein A has translation MNVLQDIAKRTGGDIYIGVVGPVRTGKSTFIKRFMDLMVLPNMKNPYEKERLNDELPQSAQGKTIMTTEPKFIPNEAANIDFGDSGSAKVKLVDCVGYVIPEALGHEEEGIARMVMTPWSEEEMPFREAAEIGTKKVICEHSTIGLLITTDGTVTDIDRESYVEAERRVVRELSELQKPFVVVLNSREPKSEAACLLCDQMAEEYAVPVVCCDCQQMNEEELLSLLKTVLYEFPVSEVGFSFPGWIRSLDSAHPLKQSIYQSVHSLMEQTNSLRDVIDGVAALTPVDPIEDVRISSILPGAGSLTVTLSVPEFLFYEVISDTTGLKIHSDDCLMRVLRELSEAKTKYDKLEAALNQVKATGYGIVSPSIEELTLEEPEIIRQGSKYGVSLRASAPSIHMIRADIQTEVSPIVGTEKQSEDLVKYLLSDYEEDPTKIWESNIFGKSLHELINEGLQTKLARMPEDAQGKLRETLTKIINEGSGGLICIIL, from the coding sequence ATGAACGTATTACAAGACATTGCAAAACGAACCGGTGGTGACATTTATATCGGAGTGGTTGGACCTGTTCGCACGGGGAAATCCACCTTTATCAAGCGTTTTATGGACTTGATGGTGTTACCAAATATGAAAAATCCTTATGAAAAGGAACGCTTAAATGACGAGCTTCCTCAGTCAGCGCAAGGGAAGACCATTATGACCACCGAGCCGAAATTCATTCCCAATGAAGCGGCAAATATTGATTTTGGTGACAGTGGTAGTGCGAAAGTAAAATTAGTGGACTGCGTAGGCTATGTAATTCCGGAGGCTTTGGGACACGAAGAGGAAGGAATTGCCCGTATGGTGATGACACCTTGGAGTGAGGAAGAAATGCCTTTCCGGGAAGCGGCAGAAATCGGCACAAAAAAAGTGATATGCGAACATTCTACCATTGGGCTTTTAATTACCACCGACGGAACTGTTACCGATATCGACCGTGAAAGTTACGTGGAAGCAGAACGACGGGTGGTACGGGAGCTTTCAGAGCTTCAAAAGCCATTTGTGGTCGTGTTAAATTCCAGAGAGCCCAAAAGCGAAGCCGCATGCCTTCTGTGTGATCAGATGGCGGAAGAATATGCTGTTCCCGTAGTTTGTTGTGATTGTCAGCAGATGAATGAAGAGGAGCTGCTTTCTCTGTTAAAGACAGTGTTATATGAATTTCCTGTTTCTGAAGTTGGCTTTTCATTTCCGGGCTGGATTCGTTCTTTGGACAGCGCTCATCCTTTAAAACAAAGTATTTATCAAAGTGTACATTCTCTGATGGAACAAACCAACTCTTTGCGTGATGTAATTGACGGTGTAGCGGCGTTGACACCTGTTGACCCCATTGAAGATGTACGCATTAGTTCCATCTTACCCGGAGCCGGCTCACTTACTGTGACACTTTCTGTTCCGGAATTTTTATTCTACGAAGTGATTTCAGATACCACAGGTCTTAAGATTCATTCGGATGATTGTCTGATGAGAGTTCTTCGGGAATTATCGGAAGCCAAAACCAAGTATGATAAGTTGGAAGCAGCTTTAAATCAGGTGAAAGCAACCGGTTACGGTATTGTTTCCCCCTCTATTGAAGAACTGACTTTAGAGGAACCGGAAATCATTCGACAAGGCAGTAAATATGGTGTTTCTCTTCGTGCTTCTGCACCGTCTATCCATATGATACGGGCGGATATTCAAACGGAAGTGAGCCCTATTGTGGGAACCGAAAAACAGTCGGAAGATTTGGTGAAGTATCTGCTGTCCGATTATGAAGAAGATCCCACCAAAATCTGGGAATCCAATATTTTCGGAAAATCTCTTCACGAGCTGATTAACGAAGGGTTACAAACCAAACTTGCCCGTATGCCGGAGGATGCACAGGGGAAACTTCGGGAAACTCTTACCAAAATCATTAACGAGGGCAGCGGGGGCCTGATTTGCATTATACTTTAA
- a CDS encoding vancomycin resistance protein codes for MKKKKLFCDINPTCYAISMEKERLKRHLKNFFGKEKFAKKRKNQPINKLPNVVWEYHANMIKRAPGVDLTHQLNKAVNIDIAGSKINGIIIHPGEVFSFWKTVGKTSKRKGYKEGRIIEGNRLIAGVGGGLCNLGNTMHLLALHSPLTVTEFHQHSDALAPDEGKRVPFSAGTSVCYNHIDYRFQNTTDQDVQLLVWCDGEILNAELRSEKPFPDTYELVEEDHHFQKKNDIFYRNSKIYRNVIDRETNQVRAKELILDNHSEVMYDYDLIPKDLIRG; via the coding sequence ATGAAAAAGAAAAAACTGTTTTGTGATATTAACCCCACCTGTTATGCAATTTCCATGGAAAAGGAACGTCTGAAAAGACATCTTAAGAATTTCTTCGGAAAAGAAAAATTTGCAAAAAAGAGAAAAAATCAACCGATAAACAAATTACCGAACGTGGTTTGGGAATACCATGCCAATATGATCAAAAGAGCTCCCGGTGTGGATTTGACTCACCAGCTGAACAAAGCAGTCAACATTGATATTGCAGGAAGCAAAATCAACGGCATCATCATCCATCCCGGTGAAGTGTTTTCGTTTTGGAAAACCGTTGGCAAAACCTCCAAACGAAAAGGATATAAAGAAGGCAGAATCATTGAAGGAAACCGCTTAATTGCAGGTGTCGGCGGCGGTCTTTGCAATTTGGGAAACACCATGCATCTTTTAGCGTTGCACTCCCCTCTTACGGTTACTGAATTTCATCAGCATTCCGATGCATTGGCACCTGACGAAGGCAAACGGGTTCCCTTTAGTGCAGGCACCTCAGTATGTTATAACCATATTGATTACCGTTTTCAGAATACCACCGATCAGGACGTGCAGCTTCTTGTTTGGTGTGACGGTGAAATCTTAAATGCCGAACTGAGAAGCGAAAAGCCCTTCCCCGATACATACGAACTGGTGGAGGAAGATCACCACTTCCAAAAAAAGAATGACATTTTTTACAGAAACTCCAAGATTTACAGAAATGTAATCGATCGGGAAACAAATCAAGTACGGGCAAAAGAACTGATTTTGGACAACCATTCCGAAGTCATGTATGATTACGATTTAATTCCCAAAGACCTTATCAGAGGATAA
- a CDS encoding YqeG family HAD IIIA-type phosphatase, protein MLKQFFPYEQVKSVFHIDYEALYQKGYRGIIFDIDGTLVPHGDGSTPQVDELFRHIHGVGLKTLLLSNNNTQRIEQFIQNIDTPYIPDADKPDPKNYQKAVLMLDLNLDEVVFVGDQIFTDIRGANRCGMASILVEFLTYPGESRFSKRRMVEQCILAYYKMQKSQTHRLGNISLQRSIIDNEKEKTVL, encoded by the coding sequence ATGCTAAAACAATTTTTTCCCTATGAACAGGTAAAAAGTGTTTTTCACATTGACTACGAGGCATTATACCAAAAGGGATACCGAGGCATTATATTTGATATTGACGGCACCCTGGTTCCTCACGGTGATGGCTCCACACCCCAAGTGGATGAATTGTTCCGTCACATTCATGGTGTGGGCTTAAAAACACTGTTACTTTCCAACAACAACACCCAGCGAATCGAACAATTTATTCAAAATATTGACACTCCCTACATTCCCGATGCAGACAAGCCCGATCCAAAAAATTACCAAAAAGCTGTTTTGATGCTGGATTTAAACCTTGATGAGGTGGTGTTTGTGGGAGATCAAATTTTCACAGATATCCGCGGTGCTAACCGATGTGGCATGGCAAGTATTTTAGTGGAGTTTCTGACCTATCCGGGAGAAAGCAGATTCTCAAAACGAAGAATGGTGGAACAGTGCATTTTAGCATACTACAAAATGCAGAAATCGCAGACACACCGCCTGGGAAACATCAGTTTACAAAGGAGTATAATTGACAATGAAAAAGAAAAAACTGTTTTGTGA
- a CDS encoding BMC domain-containing protein, giving the protein MDFQKMIPENEKLRIVQETVPGKQITLAHIIANPDPVIYQKLGLNPAVDYSRSAIGILTICPAEIAIIAGDIATKTSNVELGFVDRFSGTLIVTGRVADVDSSLRAIADYCQKHLGCVVCEITKT; this is encoded by the coding sequence ATGGACTTTCAGAAAATGATTCCCGAAAACGAAAAACTGCGTATTGTGCAGGAAACCGTTCCGGGCAAACAGATTACTTTAGCACATATTATTGCCAATCCCGACCCGGTAATTTATCAGAAGCTTGGCTTAAATCCTGCAGTGGATTATTCCCGCTCCGCCATTGGAATTTTAACCATTTGCCCTGCGGAAATTGCCATTATTGCAGGTGATATTGCCACCAAAACCTCCAATGTGGAATTAGGGTTTGTGGACCGTTTTTCCGGCACCCTGATTGTAACCGGCAGAGTGGCAGATGTGGATTCTTCCTTAAGAGCCATTGCGGATTACTGTCAGAAACATTTAGGTTGCGTGGTTTGTGAAATCACCAAAACCTAA
- the eutP gene encoding EutP/PduV family microcompartment system protein, whose protein sequence is MRKMMLVGRSESGKTTLTQALRGENLHYHKTQYINYHDVIIDTPGEYAQTKGLGRALALYSYEADVIGLLMSATEPYSLYPPCVTAAANREVIGIITKCDHENANIAQAENWLRLAGCDKIFPISSYTGEGIDALMDYLAQDTKKIPERI, encoded by the coding sequence ATGAGAAAAATGATGTTGGTGGGTAGAAGCGAAAGCGGAAAAACCACCTTAACCCAAGCTCTTCGTGGTGAAAATCTGCATTATCATAAAACCCAATATATCAATTATCACGATGTGATTATCGATACCCCCGGTGAATATGCCCAAACCAAAGGATTAGGACGTGCGTTAGCGCTTTATTCCTACGAGGCGGATGTGATAGGACTTTTAATGAGTGCCACCGAGCCATACTCCTTGTATCCTCCTTGTGTGACGGCGGCGGCAAACCGTGAGGTCATCGGCATCATCACCAAATGTGATCACGAAAACGCCAATATAGCCCAGGCAGAAAACTGGCTTCGTCTGGCAGGTTGTGATAAAATTTTTCCTATCAGTTCCTATACAGGCGAGGGAATTGATGCGCTGATGGACTATCTGGCGCAAGACACCAAAAAAATACCCGAAAGGATTTAA
- a CDS encoding O-acetylhomoserine aminocarboxypropyltransferase/cysteine synthase, which yields MKIETQCLHSGYSPKNTEPRVVPIVQSTTYVYDSTEEVASVFDEPTKSLIYSRFANPTVMAVENKIAEMEGGVGAMCTSSGQAATLLSILNICQAGDSFLSTTEIYGGTVNLFSYTLKKLGIECIFVPKGATDEEIDKLFKPNTKAVFGETIANPALTVLDIERFANLAHKHGVPLIVDNTFATPVLCRPFEFGADIVIHSTSKYMDGHAVQVGGVIVDSGNFDWTNGNFPELVEPDVTYHGISYTEAYGKAAYIIKARMQLMRDFGVYPAAHSAFLLNMGLETLAIRMQRYCENAMVVANFLKDSDKIESITYPGLEGDAGYELGKKYLSGCSGVISFVIKGGRETAMKFMDSLKLASNEVHVADIRTCVLHPASETHRQLTDEQLVAAGIDAGMVRFSVGLENVEDILEDIKQALDQI from the coding sequence ATGAAAATTGAAACCCAATGTCTGCATTCGGGATACTCTCCCAAAAACACAGAACCCCGTGTGGTTCCTATTGTGCAGAGTACCACCTATGTGTATGATTCCACCGAGGAAGTAGCGTCCGTATTTGACGAACCTACCAAATCCTTGATTTATTCCCGTTTTGCAAACCCCACTGTTATGGCGGTTGAAAATAAAATTGCCGAAATGGAAGGCGGCGTGGGTGCAATGTGTACCTCCTCCGGTCAGGCGGCAACCTTACTTTCTATTTTAAATATTTGTCAGGCTGGGGACAGCTTCTTAAGCACCACCGAAATTTACGGCGGTACCGTAAATCTGTTCTCCTACACCTTGAAAAAACTGGGTATTGAATGTATCTTTGTTCCTAAAGGTGCAACCGATGAAGAAATTGACAAATTATTTAAACCCAACACCAAAGCAGTATTCGGCGAAACCATCGCAAACCCTGCTTTAACCGTTTTGGATATCGAACGGTTTGCAAATCTTGCCCATAAACACGGTGTTCCCTTGATTGTGGACAATACTTTTGCAACTCCCGTTCTGTGCCGTCCTTTTGAATTTGGTGCAGACATTGTCATCCATTCTACCTCCAAATATATGGATGGTCATGCTGTTCAGGTTGGCGGTGTTATCGTTGATAGCGGTAATTTTGACTGGACCAACGGCAACTTCCCCGAACTGGTGGAACCCGATGTGACCTATCACGGTATTTCCTATACCGAAGCCTACGGAAAAGCTGCTTATATCATCAAAGCAAGAATGCAGCTGATGAGAGACTTCGGGGTATATCCTGCGGCACATTCCGCATTCCTTTTAAATATGGGATTGGAAACTTTAGCAATCCGTATGCAGCGTTACTGCGAAAATGCAATGGTTGTGGCAAACTTCTTAAAAGATTCCGATAAAATCGAAAGTATCACCTATCCCGGCTTAGAAGGGGATGCAGGCTATGAACTGGGCAAAAAATATCTGTCCGGTTGCAGCGGTGTTATTTCCTTTGTCATCAAAGGTGGCAGAGAAACTGCTATGAAATTTATGGATTCTTTAAAACTTGCTTCCAATGAAGTGCACGTTGCGGATATCCGCACCTGTGTGCTCCATCCTGCTTCTGAAACTCATCGACAGCTCACAGATGAACAATTAGTG